In Leptospira perdikensis, a single genomic region encodes these proteins:
- a CDS encoding UDP-N-acetylmuramate--L-alanine ligase: MKIFMVGIGGIAMGNLAYMLKQQGHDVSGSDQNLYPPMSDKLVEWGLSPKSGYRKENVKGSDLVIIGNAISRGNPEVEEVLNTGMEYMSMAQAIGTFFLKGKKPIVISGTHGKTTTTFLTHWILESIGLKPGLFVGGIRKDGYPGFALGDGDYFVIEGDEYDSAFFDKSSKFLHYRPYYLAMNALDFDHADIFADLNAIKTMFKRLLNLVPGRGKVFYWKGSKNLVEITKDYKHAPVESFDLGDKNSIFKYEKGILSEIRTKAKLKPSLIGSHNYRNVEVATRICLEIAPQKRKEILEAVESFPGVKRRQENLFVSDVSLLVEDFAHHPVAIQETIKAHKEAYPGYKIIALFEPRSATSHRNVFQDDFAKCFKGSDISVVTEVYQVDKVNKSLRLNVKKLVKDIAKNTKKEALYAKDAKEIPSILKKILPKFQKEKVIILAMSNGAFGGIYPELKSLIELRETV, encoded by the coding sequence TTGAAAATCTTTATGGTCGGCATTGGTGGGATTGCTATGGGCAATTTGGCTTATATGCTCAAACAACAAGGTCATGATGTATCGGGTTCAGATCAAAATCTATATCCGCCTATGTCAGATAAGTTGGTCGAGTGGGGGCTTTCGCCTAAATCTGGTTATCGTAAAGAAAATGTAAAAGGCTCCGATTTAGTAATCATAGGAAATGCAATCTCTCGCGGAAATCCTGAAGTAGAAGAAGTTCTAAACACGGGAATGGAATACATGAGTATGGCGCAGGCAATTGGAACCTTTTTTCTAAAAGGGAAAAAACCAATTGTGATTTCTGGAACTCACGGCAAAACGACGACCACATTTTTAACTCATTGGATTTTAGAATCTATCGGACTCAAACCCGGTCTATTTGTCGGTGGGATTCGAAAAGATGGGTATCCCGGCTTTGCCCTGGGAGACGGGGATTATTTTGTCATCGAAGGAGATGAATATGATTCTGCTTTTTTTGATAAAAGTTCCAAGTTCTTACATTATAGGCCATATTATTTAGCGATGAATGCTTTGGATTTTGATCATGCAGATATTTTTGCAGATTTAAATGCAATTAAAACTATGTTCAAACGTCTGTTAAATTTAGTCCCTGGTCGCGGTAAGGTTTTTTACTGGAAAGGTTCCAAAAATTTAGTAGAAATCACCAAAGACTATAAACATGCTCCGGTGGAATCGTTTGATTTAGGGGACAAAAATTCCATTTTTAAATATGAAAAGGGTATTTTGTCTGAGATCAGAACGAAAGCTAAATTAAAACCATCCCTTATCGGCTCACATAACTACCGTAATGTGGAAGTGGCAACTCGAATTTGTTTAGAGATTGCTCCTCAAAAAAGGAAAGAAATTTTAGAAGCAGTGGAATCATTCCCTGGTGTGAAACGTAGACAAGAAAATTTATTTGTTTCTGACGTAAGTCTTCTTGTAGAGGATTTTGCCCACCATCCCGTTGCCATCCAAGAAACCATCAAAGCCCACAAAGAAGCTTATCCTGGATATAAAATCATCGCACTTTTTGAACCAAGGAGTGCCACTTCTCATCGGAATGTATTCCAAGATGACTTTGCAAAATGTTTTAAGGGAAGTGATATTAGTGTTGTTACCGAGGTCTACCAAGTGGACAAGGTTAACAAATCCCTTCGTTTGAATGTGAAAAAATTGGTCAAAGACATTGCAAAGAATACAAAGAAAGAAGCTTTGTATGCAAAAGATGCAAAAGAAATTCCTTCCATCCTAAAAAAGATTCTACCAAAATTCCAAAAAGAAAAAGTAATCATCCTTGCTATGTCTAATGGTGCCTTTGGTGGAATTTATCCTGAATTAAAATCATTAATAGAATTAAGAGAAACTGTATGA
- a CDS encoding thiolase C-terminal domain-containing protein, with translation MNPILLGVSDTIESEFDSEVYKNLSPLEKYHSLLFRSVDKLFGYLGTDRSSIAPHLTDFVSIEAQSLGREGYGFTVKDANDLGFGGLACHTVDLGGASVGGAIGQAHTIVKANPYAVVLVAAADVPKSVFKQVSDLKRLTATVCHKEWEMPYGATLIGLYSLLCERMMFDTEVTSEDLEEITKHFRKLAETNPRAFQYQKPINEKQLKKPLSGVYSTPMIAIVTDHGFATLVTSELMKQKLIDNKIIKKESEHIYLVGSGQSAHAEYFIQKKDLKSPAALACERAVASSGLKRSDIEYAWIYDCFTGMIIHEAGLYFGVSPKDTATSLRKGKISNGSKEIPINLGGGILNYQAAMALSGATGLVDIASQYGLAVDPIPEKLASPPKVSLLGGNGGIDSINTVILFAKDKPESITREPLTLKPLEVNVPKPKPGEQATILTVSTIYFNPGGEKKPPYLIVCSRKENGEMVLTNLFAKDGSEIVSKEGLDLGKSKVEFQEKDGKIQGFLLG, from the coding sequence ATGAACCCAATTTTACTCGGTGTCAGTGACACCATCGAATCTGAATTTGATTCGGAAGTTTACAAAAATCTTTCTCCTTTAGAAAAATATCATTCCCTACTTTTCCGTTCCGTAGATAAACTTTTTGGATATTTAGGAACGGATCGTTCGTCCATTGCTCCTCACCTAACTGATTTTGTTTCCATTGAAGCCCAATCTCTTGGTCGCGAAGGTTATGGATTTACTGTCAAAGATGCAAACGATTTAGGATTTGGTGGGCTTGCTTGCCATACAGTGGATTTAGGCGGAGCAAGTGTTGGTGGAGCAATTGGGCAAGCCCATACCATTGTGAAAGCCAATCCCTATGCTGTAGTTCTTGTGGCTGCCGCAGATGTTCCTAAATCAGTATTCAAACAAGTATCGGATTTAAAACGACTCACTGCCACAGTTTGTCATAAAGAATGGGAAATGCCTTATGGGGCAACTCTCATTGGTCTATATTCTTTGTTGTGCGAAAGAATGATGTTTGATACTGAAGTGACCAGTGAAGATTTGGAAGAAATCACAAAACACTTTCGAAAGTTAGCGGAAACAAACCCCCGTGCTTTCCAATACCAAAAACCAATCAATGAAAAACAATTAAAGAAACCTCTTTCAGGTGTGTATAGTACACCGATGATTGCCATTGTCACCGATCATGGATTTGCAACTCTTGTTACTTCTGAACTCATGAAACAAAAGTTAATCGACAACAAAATCATCAAAAAAGAATCCGAACATATTTATTTGGTAGGTTCTGGTCAGAGCGCCCATGCAGAATATTTCATCCAAAAGAAAGACTTAAAAAGTCCCGCAGCTCTTGCCTGTGAAAGAGCAGTGGCTTCATCCGGCCTCAAACGATCTGACATCGAATACGCATGGATTTATGATTGTTTTACTGGAATGATCATCCATGAAGCGGGATTGTATTTTGGAGTGTCACCCAAAGACACAGCCACATCTCTTCGAAAAGGTAAAATCTCTAATGGATCAAAAGAGATTCCTATCAATTTAGGTGGAGGGATTCTGAACTACCAAGCAGCGATGGCTCTTTCTGGTGCCACAGGACTTGTGGATATTGCAAGCCAATATGGACTTGCCGTTGATCCCATTCCAGAAAAACTTGCAAGTCCACCTAAGGTGAGTTTATTGGGAGGGAATGGAGGGATCGATAGCATCAACACTGTCATTCTTTTTGCCAAAGACAAACCAGAATCTATCACACGGGAACCTCTAACCTTAAAACCATTAGAGGTAAATGTTCCCAAACCCAAACCGGGTGAACAAGCCACCATCCTGACTGTTAGTACCATTTATTTCAATCCAGGGGGAGAGAAAAAACCTCCTTATCTGATTGTTTGTTCTAGAAAAGAAAATGGAGAGATGGTCCTTACCAATCTTTTTGCTAAGGATGGATCCGAAATTGTATCAAAAGAAGGATTGGATCTTGGAAAATCAAAAGTAGAGTTCCAAGAGAAAGATGGGAAAATTCAAGGTTTTCTTTTAGGTTAA
- the pheS gene encoding phenylalanine--tRNA ligase subunit alpha translates to MSLSQEIEDLVKEAESVLSSATSEQELDSFKNQFLGKKGKLTSVLKGLASLSVEEKKTVGKQANEAQSRLESFVETKRISLKESFYENQLGQEFFDGLRPLATKERGSLHPISQIQYEIEDIFTSMGFSVMDGPEVETDENNFGALNFTEDHPARDMQDTFYTADGNLLRTHTSAIQVRALRKLKPPFRIIAPGRVFRYEEVDASHENTFYQVEGMVVGENISVAHLIYTMETLLSRVFRKEIKTRLRPGYFPFVEPGFELDINCLVCSGDGCSVCKHSGWLELLPCGLVHPNVLESAGLDSKKWTGFAFGLGLDRLVMMRYGIHDIRYFQSGNLRFLKQF, encoded by the coding sequence ATGAGCCTATCCCAAGAAATTGAAGATTTAGTCAAAGAGGCGGAATCTGTTTTATCTTCTGCAACATCCGAACAAGAATTGGATTCTTTCAAAAACCAATTCCTTGGTAAAAAAGGAAAACTCACTTCTGTTTTAAAAGGCCTCGCATCACTTTCTGTAGAAGAGAAAAAAACAGTTGGTAAACAAGCAAACGAAGCACAAAGCCGGCTCGAAAGTTTTGTAGAAACAAAAAGAATTTCTTTAAAAGAAAGTTTTTATGAAAACCAACTTGGCCAAGAATTCTTTGATGGTTTACGACCACTGGCAACCAAAGAAAGAGGAAGCCTCCATCCCATTTCCCAAATCCAATACGAAATCGAAGATATCTTTACTTCTATGGGTTTTTCTGTGATGGATGGGCCAGAAGTAGAAACCGATGAAAACAATTTTGGTGCTCTTAATTTTACGGAAGACCATCCGGCTCGTGATATGCAAGATACGTTTTATACGGCTGATGGTAACCTACTCAGAACTCATACTTCTGCCATCCAAGTGCGTGCCCTTCGCAAACTAAAACCTCCGTTTCGAATCATTGCCCCAGGCCGAGTGTTTCGATACGAAGAGGTAGATGCTTCTCATGAAAATACTTTTTACCAAGTAGAAGGTATGGTGGTTGGAGAAAATATTTCTGTGGCTCATTTGATTTATACCATGGAAACACTTCTTTCCCGTGTGTTTCGTAAAGAAATCAAAACAAGATTACGCCCCGGTTACTTTCCTTTTGTCGAACCAGGTTTTGAACTTGATATCAACTGTTTGGTTTGTAGTGGGGATGGTTGCAGTGTTTGTAAACATTCCGGTTGGTTGGAGTTACTCCCTTGTGGACTCGTTCATCCGAACGTTCTCGAATCAGCAGGACTTGATTCTAAAAAATGGACTGGGTTTGCCTTTGGTCTTGGTCTTGACCGTCTTGTGATGATGCGTTACGGAATCCATGATATCCGTTATTTCCAATCAGGGAATCTAAGATTTTTAAAACAGTTTTAG